A genome region from Eurosta solidaginis isolate ZX-2024a chromosome 2, ASM4086904v1, whole genome shotgun sequence includes the following:
- the LOC137242373 gene encoding uncharacterized protein, producing MPSGEIKELRKRRTLLLLQCYSARKDEFKHSRKKKYAYVNVFEDMFARGFLDTTVTIKASEAKMRTLLIAYKSTRDNNRQTGATYGQAPFMEEMDEIFGREPIISNSHTLNLGSRIQRPLSERCSLTAIESCLLPDTLLFSQNSSSNTESLCNMASTSRDLSNCNRDPLGDVPSSSGNLFSSPESLCYVASNRVPLTIGQAIPEKERVQRRIIMKESWS from the exons ATGCCATCAGGAGAAAT aaaagaattaAGGAAACGTAGgacgcttcttttgttgcagtgCTATAGTGCCCGAAAGGACGAGTTTAAGCATAGCAGGAAAAAGAAGTATGCTTACGTGAACGTGTTTGAAGATATGTTTGCACGAGGCTTCTTG GATACCACTGTAACAATAAAGGCGTCGGAGGCGAAGATGCGCACGCTTTTGATCGCTTATAAAAGCACCAGAGACAACAACAGGCAGACCGGTGCAACATATGGCCAAGCTCCATTTATGGAAGAAATGGATGAGATTTTTGGCCGTGAGCCAATAATCTCAAATTCTCACACCCTCAATTTAGGCTCAAGAATCCAAAGGCCATTATCTGAGAGGTGTTCGTTGACTGCTATTG AGTCATGTTTACTTCCTGATACCCTGTTGTTCAGTCAAAACTCATCATCGAACACAGAGTCACTGTGCAATATGGCTTCCACGTCAAGGGATTTGTCGAATTGCAATCGCGATCCTTTAGGAGATGTACCATCATCCAGTGGAAACTTATTTTCCAGCCCAGAGTCATTGTGCTATGTAGCCTCCAACCGAGTACCTTTGACTATTGGACAAGCAATCCCCGAAAAAGAAAGAGTGCAAAGGAGAATTATTATGAAAGAAAGTTGgagttga